One Takifugu flavidus isolate HTHZ2018 chromosome 3, ASM371156v2, whole genome shotgun sequence genomic window, AGAAGAGATAGATTTGGTTGCAGATGTTCATGTGGCCGCTGCTTCAGCTGAGGGGTGAATCTCAGCAACAAAGCAACTTAAACTTATGCCAGAAACAAGACAGACAGCTTTCAGCATCAGCCTCCATGTCCACAGAAAAGGATGTTTTGATGGAACTAAAAGAGACAGATAAATGGTATCAAAGAACCACTGAAGTTGtcttgagaaaagaaaagagaatggGTTTATTTTCAAATACGCAGGTGAGATCTGTGGcaagcattttctttttcatgagccattttattatttcatttcattttgaccGTCACAGCTGCACCAACATGTTCAATGGTTTTGCTGCTAAATACATTTCTAATTTCAGTGAATAATTTGTTTCATTAACATCTTGTTAGTGTCTTAAACCCCATCAATGTGCAGTTTATAGGACAATGCTCCGGATATTTAGTGTTGCTTGACTGGCCCGTGTTACGTTGATGTAACATGTAAGCGTGATTCTGTATGGATTCTTGAGCCGTGGTGTGATATTAATGGTATTAGGAGGGGTATTAATTTAGGTAGGACTAAGTAGGACATCAGTGAAGGCCTGGGCATAAAATGCACGTCCCACCCCTGCATAATTTTAATagtttcatttaattttaaatgtttttttcctggaAGAAAGATTCAGTTACGCGCTCACAGCTGGAAAGTCTCCTGGCTAAACCCTAGCATCCGTGCCGTCTGTGTTTATGTACAGTATCACTTGATATTCCGTTTCCACAGAAACGTGGACCCAAACAAAGGTTCCTTTTAATGAGATTGGATTGGCCTTTCCTTGTTTTGACTGGAATCACACCATATATGACCTCAAGAGGGAACGTGAGGGTTAGCGTAGCTCACGCTGAGCCCGAAGTCAGTTGCTTGAAATAGGAAAAGTGAGGGCAAAGCTAGCGGTATCCTTTCTTTTATAAAGAATTGGAAAATCATTTTCTTAACTAGCCAAACGGACTTGGAATTCCATGTTTTATCCAACCATTAGAATGTTTTCCACATCTGTTGGATTCATAAGAGATGTTTTTTCGTAACACTGTTGTAAAAACGGCTATGGAGGGAAAATCGGTCAGACAGAAAAGTGGAAAACTCCTCTGCCGCTAAAACAACACTGTTAGCTAACAAGGGGCATTCCTGTGTACCTGCGGGGCATCCAGACGGAGCACACAGGCCTGAAATAGCTCTGAGataatccccccccaccccaggctTCTCCTAAAAACAGGCACATTTGTGCCATCTCCCCCCCAGGCGTTTACTTCATGTGTGCCCTTGCCAAGAATCTCCTCGTGCCTATTGTGGTCCAGAATAACTTCCCACTGTCGTTTTTGGTCAAGGGGTGCTTTAAGACAATACAAACTTTGTCTGCTACTGAAATGCTACTGACACTGGGGGTGTGCGCTGCTGCTAACATGTCTTCAGAATTATCCACAGCACAATGTGCTCTAACTGTATCCTTCTCTACCACCATTTTCATGTTGGACTGTATTTTAAAGTTATAATCTATGACAGTTTACATTTCCAACTTGTGTTATGATTTGTCATCCTCCGATTACCGTGATTGATTAGGTTCCATGTCTCCTCTCACCACCTGTGAGTAGAACTCCCATTACCTCTCATCAGAagttcatatttttaaattcatatcattttttttccattcgGGGTATCTGCCTGTATTTTGTATTGACAACTGATTTTCCACTGCAAGCTCAGACTTATGCTAGCAGATGCGACTACATCCAGGTTTTAATCACATGCTTGTACTTCATTCGAACAATCGTGGAAATTCTCCAAAGTTACATCCCTGCGCGCTTTTCCCAGATTTTGAAGTCATCAATGTATAAAATCTGTTTAAGATCAACCAGGAGCCAATGACAGTTGGGATTCGTACGATAATATATACGACTTTTGGCTGTTAGTTTAAACATAATGCTAATGTGGCATCGTCTGCAGTAAAGGATGTCTCGATTGTACCAAAATATTAATCCCTGTAATTCACTAAATCATGTTGACACCATCTCTTATTTTAAAACGCTCATCCATGTAGACTGTTTCCCATATAGCTGAAGGAACTCCAGCATGACCTAACCCACCTGTTAGCGTGTCTGATCTTCCCCTGGCATCTGAGAATGACAGTCATTAACTGCTGCCTGTCACATATCACAGGTTGCATGTGTTCAAGCATGTTGGAGTCGGTGCCCTACTTTTGTCCATTGCGACTGCCTCAATGTTTAGCTAGCAGTGCTGGGAGTGAGCGCGATGGCTCACCTTAAATGCCACGCTGTGCACGTACATGTCAGAGCCTGTCCATCCAGAGATAAGCCTGGAAGGTAAACATACCTATACGTTTCTAAGTCGGTGTCAAAGGATGGTGGATCGCCCAATTAGTGAGCGTTGTTGTTGGCTTTATTCAACTCACtgtcttattattatttagCCCTACTCTGCTATAAAAACACTTGAAAAAGTTCCCCACAGAAACAAATCCtctcaaaaaaaacccagcagtgCTGGCTGACTGAAGGTCACAGCCTATTATTGAGAAGACTTTAGGTTTTATGTCTGATGAATGAGATGTTTCGTTCACTTCTGGCAGGTCAGATCTCCATGGCAGCCAGCGAACATAGGCAGGTCTGTCAGATGAGCTGATTAGGTGAGTCAAAGAAAAGAGCCTTAGAAAAATCTGGCATCATTTTGGCCAACCTAGCCTGGCCAGGCTAGCTTGATTCAGTGGCAACTTTGAAAGGCTAAGGTAGCCAGAGGTTCACCTCACCTTTAAGCAAGACCCTGTTTGTATCGAAGTAAAGATAAAGCTTGGACCAACTCCTCCGCAACCTGGCCAAGTCTACTATTTGCTCAGTTGACCAGAACCTGGAGGATCAGACATGACACTTCTGGCGTGCGTGCCACCTGGGAATTCAATGTGGATCAGATACAGAATGGACGCCTTTCCGGCTATTGTGAGAGGATTAACTCAAGCAGTAGACTGGACAGTAGGCCTACTGCTCTGTTGACACGACTGATCCCGAGCCCACCGCTCGACTGCAGAGGCCTAgctttttgtgtgtgcgcacgttcacacgtgtgtgtgtgtccggagTGGGGCATACTCAGCCAGTATGTTTACATGCCCACCTTTTCGTACTATGCTCAGAATTGGACTTTGCCATGTCGTTGGAATTTGTTCCTTGCCCGGGTTCACTTGCATTGGAGAAAGTCTGGTAACTGAGGGGAAgatgtcctcctcatcactAGGTGGCGATGTGCATCGTTTCAGGAGGCTGCTATGACCCACCTTTCCAGTTGACATATTACATCACATAATACACAACTGGATCTTTTGCAGATGAGAAGCAGAAACCTCCTTCGGGGTGTTCTGCAGCGAGGTCTCTTGGATGGTTTTGCCCCACCATCGGGTCTACGTGCTGGAGTATATCCACCTCTGATCGCGTTGTGTCTTACTCAGATATGGAGAGCACCAATATCAGTCGGACTCACGCATTTACATGCACTTCCAGTTAGGCAGGCCGAGGTAATATTTCGTTTTGTGTCGTGTTTTCGCTGCTCCTGGGCGCCGCAAATTGTGTCTTTGTATCAACATCGAGGTTTCTTCAAGCGAGCAGCAGAGCTGGTTTCTGATCCGGTCGTTATGTAAGGCGGGAAGAGTATTTCGGAAAGTTTATGTGCctcacgtgcatgtgtgcacgcctGATTTCAGTTGACTTTTGCCCCTGTATTGTGCAAAGAAAGTCAACCTTCAAAGAAAAAGCTCAGACATCAGAGCAGAGCTCCGAGGGGGAACTGAAGTCTGACAGCACCAAGCCAGCGCCTGGTTGTTGCCCTGTTTGGAATTTCCTTCTCTTTTAGGATTTTCTGATCCTTTTCTCCATATTCTCAGAGAGTCCAGAAACAGACACTCACTTTTCACTTTTGAGGTTTTTTTCCACCTACAAAGGCCTTTTAAAAGTCTGCACACTTGAATTTCTGGCCTTGCATAAATCTGATCCACCTCCTTGCCGACTGTTTGGCCTTCTTCACTGTCTGAGCTTATTTCCTCTCGGTACTTCAGGTGTCAAATAAAGTCAGGGGGAAAGAGGTGAAATGCTGCAAGAAAGTGCAGAAAAGAACCCTGCGATCTGTGCAAATCTGCTCAAACTGGACTGCTCTCTCTGGAATTTGCATCATTTTTTTCTGGATCGAGTCCGCCGGTCCTCTTCCACTCCCTCCGGGTCAACCCTCAACCCCTAAGTGTGCTCTGTTGTCAGAGACAACATGTTGGGTTGGACCTGATGGCCTCTCACATTGTTTGCTCCATCTGTTTGAGGagagcctttttttccttttgggtTGATGTTTAACAAGACTCctgggagggaaaagagagagaaactcGAAGAAACCCTCCTAGAGGAATATCAGATGTTTGAGGGGGGCTCAGGGGAGGTTTACCGCGTCGATACGTCTTTGAGTTTATTTAGAAACGACAATATTTTTGCATATTGTTGTTTAAACAGACAAATTTTCTGGGTCTAAAAGGTTCAACGGTTAAAGTATCGTACGAGCAGAAGGATTCGACCATCTTTGATCCACTGAGAGAACAAATGAGATCCCACCAATAAATgagttgttctgcaggtgaaGCTGTGGAGGCTCCACCTGAGCAGGGCATGAGCGACATTCCTGCCATCCGCAAACCCAGCAAAGATGCCACCTGGATGAGCCCCAAAGAGAGCGCCGTACGCCAACACAGGCAGGACCTGAAGACCAAGATGAAGACCAACAAAGTGGAGGAGGTCAAACCAGCACAGCCCAAACAGGTGAGACGGAGCCCCGATCAGAGTCTTTACCTCTGTAAGCTCCATCAATGGGAACGTTACTGTCATACTTTCCAACGTAGATGTTTATCTTTAATAGGTCTTTAATAATATCAAGGGTTTGTTTCTATAACAAGGCAACTGGACACCCACAGAGCAAGATCTGACTCTTTTGCTGAGGTTTTTGGGAAATTAACAGAAACATGATGAAAAACCACTAATATCTTGATGTAGCTTTGGGCTTTAGACATTTAAAGATTAGGTAACATGACAGTCCCGCTGGAAATGCATCCGTGATGGTTCTTCGTGGGTCGGCAGGTCTTCGGAAAGCCAGGATGTGTCTGGAAAAGTCAAAAACAGGGCAGTGCTGCCTCCCTCTGGTGCAGCAGTTGCTCATGTTTAGGTTGGGcctcatttgctttatttgaaAATCACTTCAAGGTCACTTCAGGGCCCAACAATCAAGACTGCCCTTTGCCCTTACTTATATACCTTCATGATGCAATGAACCATTAATTCTGGACCAACTCGAGTGTTCCCAGAAGAATCTGCGTACTTGACGGCTCTTCTTGTCTTTGCTTCTCCTCCAAGACCCTGTGTCAGCAGGAGCTGGACCAGATCCTGGAGAGGATATCCAAGATGCCCTTCAGAGATAACAGAGGTCCCCTGGAAGACCTGTATGCCCTGCATATCCCCAACTGCGACAAAAGGGGGCAGTATAACCTCAAACAGGTGGCCTGATAAAATCCCAGCACGAAAAACGAtattttttagcatttttaaaaactttgcACATTATTTTACGCTACACCAAGAACACCTAACATCTTGACAGCGAGCgctaataataattaaataaatctgtgtTTCAGTGCAAGATGTCTCTCCACGGTCAGAGGGGTGAGTGTTGGTGCGTCAATCCTCACACCGGACGACCGATCCCATCGGCCCCCACCGTGAGGGGTGACCCCAACTGCAGCCAGTACCttgcagagctggagctggagctcccTGACCTGGCCCAGATATAACATGGCCTgagaaagaagaaggaaaaaaaaaactgttgagTACTTGGGAACAAAGAACAACTGAGTAAGCTATATATtatctttctgtgtgtttgtttctagTTCATTTGATGACATTTGAGACCACCAAAACAAGGTTAAACGATAGAAACCTGACCTTACTGCATAGGATGTAACTGCAGAATGTTCTTAGAGGAAGTAAAGAtaagacccccccctccccatatGTTCCGTAGCTGTCAGTCGGAGCCTCGGTGACTCGGCTTTACTAATTGTGACGTTGCTCAGAATGgttatgtgtgttttgtatcgtgtgttgacacagaaaaagCCGTCGACAtgctcagtgtgtgtttttttaggtGTGTTTCGGTGCTGTAGCCTGCAGACTACTGTTATGTCTCTAACAGATAACaccaataaaataataaagtctGTTtggtcctgtttgttttttataattTCAATTCCCACAACAGGAAGCTGAGTAATAAAATCCATTACAGAGTgtatttttctcattttggtaaaaagaaataataaagagaATGCCTTTGTAGTCTTAATTCTGTTTGCCATCCCCTTTTTCAACTAGCGACTCCTGGGTTTTACCAAGTACCACTAATATTAATCACTGGAGTATTCGGTAAGGCCTAGCAGCTATTGGTTTTAGCTTAATACTAACATCAGCAGGCCAGAAACAAAATGCTAATGTTGAGATTGTGACCAAATGCCAAGATGAAAATTGACCACAACTGGAAAGAAAAGATGGGATCATCTAACATTTACAGTTTGAACTGTAAATATGAGACTATAGGATCTTTGATTAGCACTAGTTACAGTTAGCTCCATAAACATGCTATCAAATTTGATGTCCATGTAAACACACCGTAATTAACACAGAAATTTGGAATTTTCTCtaaaaaagaaccttttttCAGTGTAAATCTGGACATAACTCAATAATGATTAAATCCTAATAGTTCTCGATTCGGTTTTTGTGATAGATTTCTCATGCTGACCACTGAAAATGAGTTACGTTACCAAGAACCTTAAGAACTCTTAAGTGACACAGCAAGAGAAAAAGAACACTCCAGTCAGCAGATACTTGTGAGTACAcgaactttatttaaatagtgATTTTGTCAGAAAAACGAGTACATCAATTACACACCTGATAAGGATTTCACCATAACGTTCACATTAATCTGTTCTCTCTCTGAGTTGTGTTGTGCTTAAATGTGCGCTAGAATTTCTTCAGGAGTCAGGTGATGAGCCTGTTAGCGCTAGCTTACTGTTGCTAGAATGGGAATGTCTCAACATGTAGGTGTCATCAGCTgagcagagaaataaaacagtAATAAGACAAACAGCTATCAAACAAAAACGAATTTCCTCAGCAGCACGTGACGTGAGGTTGGTATCTTTGTGGGGACCACCTCCATTCTCGCTCCCCCCCCTTTAAAAATGAGTCCACATGCAAATAGGAATTCAAAGAGGCACAGGACAGGAACCACCCGAATTTCCATACAAACCCAGTGACCTCGTTCTCTTCAGGGCAGAGGAGTAAACCGACACAATTCAAGGCCATCCCATAGATTTGCCTTCCTGGTGATCGGCGAAGGCCCGGCAGAAGTGGCGCCGTGGCCTTTGCATACAATTTGTTTTGTATTTGTCCGACAGTAGCTCGGGCAGGTTGGGCCCGGGGTAGTTGAAAGTGGAGATTGATGAGGGACATAGAGGACagtacacacactctctcacacacacactgtacatcAATTTACAAACTGGATAAAGGCATGTGGCGAGTGTTTTCAAGCTAATCTTTTACAGTACAATATAGCTTGTTTATGAGTGAAGTGATCTGATAATTGCTTTTTCCCAAAGGTGGGGGCGGGTCTGTTCTCACCCTGATAAGGACTTTACTGCCTGCTGTTTGTAGTAGTTAGCATGAGGGGGGTAGCAGTTCCTAGCAAAAACCAAATGAGGGTAATTGGGACAATTGAGAGTTCCAAACAGTGACAGGGTGACCATGAGGAGGCAAAGGCCCAGGTGTTAGTTTTAGGGGTTTGACCTTTGTGAAAGGTCGCACAAATCGAATCTCTAACTGATGAACAAAGACCCGATAACTCACAAAAACTGAAAcaaagcttcttctttttttaaaaaaaaaaaaaaaaaagaatgtcaGTTTCTCTGCTACACGAAGCTAATTGCTTCTGTTCGAGGACAGTTGTGAGAACAGAAGAATGAATTTCTGAACTTTGGCGGAGCTGACCATGATAGCCATCGTGCTGATACAGCAGAAACACCACAGTCAGCGAATTCAGCGAGTTCCCtgttatgtgtttgttttcccaaaATATTATGACCCGTCATTTCTTCAAAAATGCTACGAAGTGGCTAAAATTCAGTCAGTACACTCTGCACCTTAACTAATCATGATCATTTTCAGGGATTTTATGTTGATCATCACCACAGAAAATCAAGAATAACAATGTTTTTTTATAGCCACACTTAAAATATGTCTTGTCACAAAGATAAATTTAGATATAGACTCATGAGTACGTAACTTGTTATTATAtcatacaaatatatatattctctATCATCTATGGATACAAAGAGGGGAGGTTCGCCGACCTCAGACATGCTACACCGATGGTGGGGAGATAAGACTTAAATGTGCAGAGTTTCACCCAATAAAAGCTTATCAGCGCccataaaaacaaagaaagacaaCAGTCAATCACACCTGACCACACACAAATATAGAGAAGTAATTATGCCGCTTTTTCTGATTGGCGGTCATGAAGGGTGCTAGCTTGATTGGTTTAAAGAAGATCACGGCTCAGCTCGGAACCAGCAGGTGCTCTCATtcattgctgttgctgctgctttcgTGTTCTTTACACTGGAGGTCGCCACCGGCGTAGGTGATGCCGGGGATCTTGACGCCAAATCGATCGACGCACCAGCAGatgcccctcctcctcccgcgaGATGGCTTACACTGCGAACGGGCAGCTGGGTCAGTCGGTGAGAAAGCAACAAAGATATGCGGAGAGAGGCGTGCCCTCACCTGCCGGCGCTTGAAGAAGCCCTTCTTGTCACAGTTGGGGATGTACAGAGAAAGAGCCAGGACCCTTGATGTGTCCTTCATGCTCTGGAGGAGGTTGTCCAGTCTTATCCTGCAGGGTCCCTGC contains:
- the igfbp2a gene encoding insulin-like growth factor-binding protein 2-A, whose amino-acid sequence is MIMTKNLLPLTMLLYVSCNLLIISASLAGASLAEMVFRCPGCTAERQALCPKLTETCAEIVREPGCGCCPVCARQEGEMCGVYTPRCATGLRCYPTPNSELPLEQLVQGQGQCRHKVDTEAATYSQEQREQTSGEAVEAPPEQGMSDIPAIRKPSKDATWMSPKESAVRQHRQDLKTKMKTNKVEEVKPAQPKQTLCQQELDQILERISKMPFRDNRGPLEDLYALHIPNCDKRGQYNLKQCKMSLHGQRGECWCVNPHTGRPIPSAPTVRGDPNCSQYLAELELELPDLAQI